From Timaviella obliquedivisa GSE-PSE-MK23-08B:
GTAAGGTGATTAATTAGCTAGGCACCTTCTATGCCACCAGACTTTGTTCAAAAAGGATTCGTTCAAAAAGGATTCTAGGACACTACTGATTACTTCTTCTCATAAACATATCAGCCATCTCTGTAAAGAGCTAAGGGAGTTGCGTGAAAATAAAACCCCAATGGGATACATTGACTTATCAGCCCCCTAAATCCCCCATTCTGGGGGACTTTGACAGGTTCAGAAGTCCTGCCCCAAAATGGGGGATTTAGGGGACGGTTCGGGGCGTTATTTAATCGCAACTTTTTAAGCAAATCTGTCTCGGCTGGTTGTGGTGCAATAGTGATATTCTAGTAGCTCATAGATTGGATATTAGGGACAGTAGTCCTTCTGTTAAGCAGATGGGCAAAGGTTGGGCTAACTGCGCTCCCAGCGTCCCAAGTACAAACTGCTAGGAAAAAGCTAGAGATGAACACGCTCCTCATCATTAATCCTACCTCTGGACCTGCTGAGAATCCTCAGATGGTCACTGACCTCACAGAAATCTTGGAGACCCAAGGCATTCAAGCTGAAATCTGCACGACTACCCCTGACGAAGACGGGGAAGGTCTTGCGGCAGCGGCTGCCCGAGCAGGAGCTAAGCTGGTGATTGTGGCAGGAGGCGATGGCACTATTGAAGCTGTTGCCCGTGGGTTAGTGCATACTCAAACGGTATTAGGCATTATTCCTTTAGGAACGCGCAATAACATTGCGGCTAGCTTGAACATTCCAAACGATTTAACGCAAGCTATCCAGATTGTGGCAGAGGGCGATCGCGATCGGTTTGATATGGGCAAGGCGAACAACCATTACTTTATGGAAGTAGTAGGCGTGGGTCTAGAAGCTTCCCTCTTTCCGTGTGGAGATGAGGTGAAAGAAGGAATTAAGAAAAATTATTGGGCTGCGCTCAGAAGTATGGTTTCAGGTGTCAAAACTTTTTTGCAGTTTAGAACTCATCGTTTGGTCTTACGCCTCGACGGCAGACGAATTCGTCGGCTACGCACCCTACAAGTCAATGTTTGCAATAGTCCTCGCTATGGAATGGAATTTTCCCTAGCGCCTGAAGCAAAAATGAACGATGGCAAGCTAGACGTTATTTATATCAATAATCCTTCTAAATGGGAGCATCTACGCCACTTCTTTACAGCCATGCAAGGCAAACAGCTGCCCCATGCGCGGCTCAAAACTCATCGCGCTTCTAAAATTGAGGTTAGAAGCTATCCACTCCTAAAAGTCCATGCCGATGGAGAATGCCTGGGCACTACCCCAGTTACCATTGAGGTGATTCCTCAAGCGCTTTGGATTTGCGTGCCCAAGCCTGAACAATGGGCGAGTCTATCAACAGAAGCAGCGTTTCTAGGGTGAGGCAAGCCTATAAAGGTTTCAGGAGAAAAGTTTTTTCTTAATTCTGAT
This genomic window contains:
- a CDS encoding YegS/Rv2252/BmrU family lipid kinase, translating into MNTLLIINPTSGPAENPQMVTDLTEILETQGIQAEICTTTPDEDGEGLAAAAARAGAKLVIVAGGDGTIEAVARGLVHTQTVLGIIPLGTRNNIAASLNIPNDLTQAIQIVAEGDRDRFDMGKANNHYFMEVVGVGLEASLFPCGDEVKEGIKKNYWAALRSMVSGVKTFLQFRTHRLVLRLDGRRIRRLRTLQVNVCNSPRYGMEFSLAPEAKMNDGKLDVIYINNPSKWEHLRHFFTAMQGKQLPHARLKTHRASKIEVRSYPLLKVHADGECLGTTPVTIEVIPQALWICVPKPEQWASLSTEAAFLG